From Corticium candelabrum chromosome 9, ooCorCand1.1, whole genome shotgun sequence:
ATCTGCAATGAACCTCTagaacagacaaagaaattgcTATCAAGAATCGAGAGTGAACCAACAGTCTATCTGACTCATACCTTGCTCGAGCAGATCGAACCAGCACAAACACAATTACAGCAATAACGATCAAAAGTAACACTATCACTATGACAATGACTACAATGATTGTAGTCGACAAGCTTCCACTCTCAGAGGCtatcaataacaaacaacaataactaattaattattttatttatttatttatttcttaattattatattgacGTACAGGATGGAGCTTGACAAACATGTCCCCAGAATTTTCCTTCTATCCCTTGAGATTTCGAAAAAATAAGAACAGTGTTTTCTGAACTACAGCTGATTGTACAGCTACCATCAGAAGGTACCACCGAATAGCCACGCACACATCTAGAATTCATGCAGTAAGCCTTCAGTATTAACAAAAATTTTATGCAGAAACTGTTTGAGGAGTAACTTCACCTCACGCACAAGCTGCCCTCACAATCATAGCAATCTGGTTTTTCTGTATGACATGATGTATCCAGACCTGAAAAGACGTGAACACACGTGACAACAACCGGTCGTTCACTAGACAAAATTATTACGCTCGCAATTTGATCCAGACGCGCTCGAGTAGCCACtgttgcacgtgcacacagaaGTTATGCATCGACTGCTACTGCCGCAATCCTCCGTAGCCGTTCCGTTACTGCAGCctgcaaaaagcaaaaaataGGACACGCCCACCGAGTCAATGACCCGCCCTCTGTTGAAGCCACACAGACTGCTACCAAACGTATTCTTACGAAATAAAGAACTGCAAAGGTAAGAGTAGACTGAAATACATACGTTTTTGCTGCGCAACGACTACTTGAATGATACAAGAGCTAATCAGCCACAACGACCAGCGACGGATCGAAGAGAGTGACATTGTAGTTCTCCTAGTCTAAAGATGCACCGATTCCTTCCCGACGACTTCTAGAAATCGGTTTTAGTTGCACGACTCGAGGCCACCTCGTCAATGAAGCAGGTAACGCCCCCAAGAGTACGGGAACCCAATCAATCCATcgattaataattaattaattaattatgcaagCAACAgttaacaataataaattttgttttgtttgttaaaCGGTATATAATGAGGCCTCTATTTGCGCATagtttaatttaaaatttgcttAGCAaaattgtacatgtattgttgAAACATTTGCATCAGTACTTGCTTTATATGCGCGGCTGGTTAAGAGTACGGTCCGGACTTCAAGGCGTAGCaacagttttgtttgtttgccgtCCGGGCGCGTCGTTTGAGAAAATGAGGAACCTTACGGTAAATTCAACTTGTCCATTGAAGGACAACTCATCGTGCAGCGGCTTGATTCTTCCTCTCATTCCTCGGACTGAGAAACAGTGGCCGGTCGGTTTGGCGGCAACATTGTACTGTCTCGCGCTTATATACAGCTTCCTAGCTGTATCTGCTATTGCGGACATCTTCATGTGTGCTATAGAATTCATCACTAGTCGAACGAAATCCATCAAAGTGACCAAACAAGGTCACGTGCAAGAGGTCCAAGTGAAGGTCTGGAACCCCACTATTGCCAATCTCAGTCTAATGGCTCTGGGGTCTTCGGCACCTGAgattttgttgtctgttatTGAGATAGTCGGTAATGATTTTGAGGCTGGGGATTTGGGACCGAGTACGATCGTTGGATCTGCTGCCTTCAATCTCCTCATTATAACTGCTGTATGTATGGTGTCTGTCCCGAGTGGAGAAGTGAGGCGTATCAAAGAAATCAAAGTGTTTGTTGTCACGGCTTTATTTTCTGTGTTCGCGTATGTCTGGTTGTATATTACACTGAAAGTGTCGTCTCCTGATGAGGTCGAGCTCTGGGAGGCTTTCATTACTTTATTTCTTTTCGTGGTGTTGCTGGTGACGGCGTATGCTGCTGACAAACACTTCTGGATGAAAAAAGTTGCTCCAGAGTCTTTCGGTTGGATGACATAGACAATTAGGgttctgtgtatctgtttgtcactctttctGTTTTCTTCCTTCAATAGCAAATAATGGCATTGGCAACTCCACACATCTTAATCCAGTGGAAATTGATAGACTTCTTGATGTCTGTGATTTTCTATTGGATTTCACGTCTATATCAACTAGATCCTTTTGTAGGGAAGGTCTCAAGACGAGTTGACTCCTGAGGAGGCATCCACTCTGGCTTTGAGACAAATTGCCAGTCATAAAGAAAAGTCTCATTTGTGGTATCGTGTAAATTCTATACGATATATGGTTGGTGGGCGGCGTTTAATCCCGGAGCTGCCTATCACGAGCATTGAGGAAGATACTAAAGTTTGAAATAATCAAATTATTGAAAATCTCATTCTTCTAGTGATTGCTTACTGTGGCATAGGAAAATGTGTCTCGACGCCGTTCTTTGGAACTCAATCATCTTGTGACGTCTGATAAAGGTTTATTGTTTGTTCCTGTTTGGTTTTGATTGTGAAACGGTGGATATGTTTGTGCAGCTGTTGTTCAGTTTTCTGCTTTTACGTATTCAGTTTatgaaaaggaaaagaaaGTGGTCATAGGTCTTGTAAGACAAGGGAGAATGGATGTTACAGCTACTGTAAGGTGAGTCAATGTGGATTTTAGGTATGTCTGCTTTGTTATAAGTTATTGTGGGCTGCTTTGATGGTAAGTAtaagtctgtttgtcaatctgttattcgtgtatttacaatatggaTCACTCGATTAATTAGTGTAAAGTCACTGTAACTTGATGTAGCAAGCTTAACATTTTACAACaaatagtgtagtgtagtattcagatgttgtctgtctgttcgttaatctgtctgtctgtctgtctgtctgtctgtctgtcattacatatattttcaaacattgaactattatacaccatctaagcatagcaactaaatactacccaagccaataggcttggttctacctacaactatttatgtttatgtggctgtctcttaaaacaatcttctttatttttctgtcaatcactctagcatttgatcgttgtagacacacagaaaacacagatctccagtatgtcttgaaggttgatacatttggctttccgtctttgtctcttgatagctgtgacagtttcttcaaatagtcttcagctttctctacccaacagccaaaatgtttgaagactataggcacaaatgttggtcgaaaacctccaggcaagagctccttgtcttactttttgatcttcagattttctcttcttgttgccgctgctctctgagttgtagctgataaaccttatatttcattactccagggatgcgctagagcaatattcaattcaagatccaccccCGATGCCGAATCAAATGCGACTGTGTCTGacctgtcttcagaattgacataccttcctctgggttcttttacatgatgtaattgcagttgactcaaacagtctgacaatgctgaaaccatgttgttatgactgattaccgggccgcccccagtcttacatgttattaggtggtatccatTTGAGTCTAACTCTTtcacacagtcacactgagtctaactctgtctgtctgtctgtctgtttgtttgtctgtcttaatcTATCTTGTTTTCGTGCATTTATATGTTGTGCAGATTGATGACCTGATCCCATATACCGTTGCATTTTGTCAATAGATTTCATACTACAGATGGTACAGCTCTAGCAGGTCAAGACTACTGTGCTTCCCGCGGACAAGTCGTCTTCTTACCCAATCAGACACACCAGACAATCGAAATCCCTATTATTGATGACGAAATACCAGAGAGCGACGAAGTCTTCTTCATCAAGTTGTGCGAACCCGATCATATGACAGCAATAGGATCCATTTATGTTGCTGAAGTGACAATACTAGACGATGACAGTGAGCCTTGATTGCATGCACTACTCATCACTAATTTCTAGTGCAATACATGCTTTCCATTGCAGGTCCGGGAACTCTTCAGTTTTCTCAAGCATCCTACAGCTTTGTAGAGAGTGCCGGTCATGCACAACTGACCGTGTCTCGCATTCAAGGAACAGACGGTGAAGTGTTTGTGGACTGGTCAACGAGAGATGGGTCAGCGGTCGCAGGCAAGGACTACGTGACGAGCAACGGTACCTTGAACTTCAAACATGGCGAATCAATGAAGAGTATTTCTATTGGATTGATTGATGACAAAACGTTCGAGAAAGACGAGGTTTTCTACGTCGATTTGTCTAAGGCGACCGGCGGGGCGAAGCTGGGGAGAACAAAGACGTGTTTGGTGACTATAGTGGACGATGATGGTATTAGTTTATTGTCATAAAATTGTGGAGACATTATGTGGTggatgtgttgtgtgtatctAGAATACAAGACGTGGGCTGATGCGGTAGTTCGGTTGACCGGCTTGAACATGCATCTTGTCGAGATGGGAGCAAGCACTTGGGGCCAGCAGTTTCACGAGGCCATGACCGTCAACGGCGGGGACGTCGAATCAGCTACATTCATGGACTACGTAATGCACTTCCTAACTTTCGCATTCAAGGTCAGCACCAACGAGTCGCTTGTGCATTCGAGTTATAAGTCT
This genomic window contains:
- the LOC134184240 gene encoding sodium/calcium exchanger 3-like; translated protein: MRNLTVNSTCPLKDNSSCSGLILPLIPRTEKQWPVGLAATLYCLALIYSFLAVSAIADIFMCAIEFITSRTKSIKVTKQGHVQEVQVKVWNPTIANLSLMALGSSAPEILLSVIEIVGNDFEAGDLGPSTIVGSAAFNLLIITAVCMVSVPSGEVRRIKEIKVFVVTALFSVFAYVWLYITLKVSSPDEVELWEAFITLFLFVVLLVTAYAADKHFWMKKVAPESFANNGIGNSTHLNPVEIDRLLDGRSQDELTPEEASTLALRQIASHKEKSHLWYRVNSIRYMVGGRRLIPELPITSIEEDTKENVSRRRSLELNHLVTSDKAVVQFSAFTYSVYEKEKKVVIGLVRQGRMDVTATVRFHTTDGTALAGQDYCASRGQVVFLPNQTHQTIEIPIIDDEIPESDEVFFIKLCEPDHMTAIGSIYVAEVTILDDDSPGTLQFSQASYSFVESAGHAQLTVSRIQGTDGEVFVDWSTRDGSAVAGKDYVTSNGTLNFKHGESMKSISIGLIDDKTFEKDEVFYVDLSKATGGAKLGRTKTCLVTIVDDDEYKTWADAVVRLTGLNMHLVEMGASTWGQQFHEAMTVNGGDVESATFMDYVMHFLTFAFKVLFAFVPPVSFGFGWPAFIVSLCFIGILTAIIGDLANIFGCFVGIEPSVTAITFVAIGTSLPDLFASRTAALSAPYADAAIGNVTGSNSVNVFLGLGVSWLLAASYWLAKDEPFVVPSGTLAFSVISYIVVAVVCIGMLFARRYIAFLGMAELGGPQKVKYISAAILVVLWILYVTLASLKAYCVI
- the LOC134184505 gene encoding uncharacterized protein LOC134184505, whose protein sequence is MSLSSIRRWSLWLISSCIIQVVVAQQKRCSNGTATEDCGSSSRCITSVCTCNSGYSSASGSNCERLDTSCHTEKPDCYDCEGSLCVRCVRGYSVVPSDGSCTISCSSENTVLIFSKSQGIEGKFWGHVCQAPSSSESGSLSTTIIVVIVIVIVLLLIVIAVIVFVLVRSARARGSLQINSPAPSDNSIMMRTKAQTRIARRESRRISKEIEAHVSEHVNKGFVGDNEEAPSAEEVDEFMKRLSELRDNAVAFLTILNDMRRRLKTLQSDAEGTKQCKKVIRDLSRLLFILNKKPQSVQMPPDGLKLLTWAEHILTRYKVAQPGRVEDAEQSGPMNADDIEAQIGDDSQ